The Pseudanabaena sp. ABRG5-3 genome includes the window TTGCATGGCTGTCTGTACACCCACACTTCCCAAACCACAAATCACAATATGATTACGTTGTGGTACTCGTGCTGCATCCCAGAAGTTCCGTAACCGTGAGCCGAGAATAAAATCATTGAGAATCGCGTAGAAAATCCCAATTACTGCCGTACCAATCAGCATCATGATGATGGTAAAGGCTTTGATGCTATCAGTGGCATGTTCTACTACCTGTTCATTTCCGCCTGCTCCGGTAATCATCCCTACAGAGAAATAGAGCGCATCTACTAAGGAAACTCCCATCTGAAAGCTGGTATAGATAACCGTTGCCGAAAAAATGGTTAACAACAAGGCGATCGCTGTAAATAAAACGGCTCTCCCATGTTCATGAAAATGGCGAAAGCCCATAAACAACTTCGATATTTTTTGCAAGATCGGACGCGAGGCAGTTCTGACGCTGGGTTGTGTGCCTATCAAAAGGCGATCGCCAATCTGTAATGTGCGCCCACTGAGTACAGCGCTTACAAGATCAACCTTAGTTTCATCGTAGGGGAGGTAATAGATCAACATCCGCGTGCGATCTTCCCAAAACTCCGATAGGGGCTTACCAAACCAAGGATGCCGCTCATCAATATATTCTTCGTGAATCGGCCAAATTTGGTTAAAGAGTCGCAACTGCCCGATCGCTTCACTACCCATCGCGCTAAAGGCAAATACGGGGGCTGCCAAAGCCGCAACGCTCATGGTGACGTGATTAGGGAGGGTTAAATCTAAGCGTGTACCTAGACTAGAGTTAAACAGACGATTAATAATTCTGACATGGGGGTTAAGGACTCGCGCCTGCATCAAGATGCTGAGATTGCGGGTTTCATCGGCTCCTGCCAAAATCAAAGTCTGAGCATCTCGAATTCCTGCGGCTAGCAAAGTCTCCGCCGCCGCCAAATCACCAATCACAATTTCTGCATCTGCTTGGTGAATGGGCTTGTCATGAATGCCAATCACAAAGCAACCTTGCTGCTTGAGCAGGCTCAAAATCTTGTAACCCGTTCGGTCTAGACCACAGACGATAATGCGGGGTTTCATTGCTTATACGCGATCGCGATCGCTACCCATAGGACTATCGCAACTATTGTGAGCTATAGATGACATTACGACTGTAGCTCACAACACGAATTAGAATTTAGGCGTTAGGACATAAAACCCAAAATACAAGTGGCGGTGCGACGCACCGCCACTTGTATTTTGGGCATTGTTATATTATTAAATCTTAAATTTGCAGTAAGTGGTAGAGGAGTATACACAACATGGAGAAAGGGAGATTAGAAGCCTTTAGCGATGGGGTGATTGCCATTATCATCACCATTATGGTGCTGGAATTGAAGATTCCCCATGAAGCGGACTTAGCTGCACTGCGACCATTGATTCCAGTGTTTCTGAGCTATGTACTCAGCTTTATTTATCTTGGCATTTACTGGAATAACCACCATCACTTGTTACAGGTAGTTCGACAGGTGAATGGAAGTATTCTATGGGCAAATCTGCATCTACTATTTTGGTTGTCACTAATTCCTTTTGTGACGGGATGGACAGGTGAAAATCATTTTGCACCTGCGCCAGTGGCCCTGTATGGAATAGTGCTACTGCTCTCAGCGATCGCCTATTTCATCCTCAGCCGTGTGTTGATTGCACATCATGGCAAAGATTCTACCCTAGCGATCGCCCTTGGACGAGACTTGAAGGGTAAGGTGTCAGTAGCCATTTATGCCCTAGCAGTTCTCCTTTCATTTGTGAACTCATGGTTGGCTTTCTCAATGTATGTTTTAGTTGCGATCATGTGGCTAATACCCGACCGCCGCCTTGAAAAAGCAATAAGCTCCTATGGAGAGTAAATCTATGAGAATGCCATTGTTTTATGGCTAGATTATAGTGTTCTTTGTGAATAAATTGCTTAAAGCTCTATTAAATCTCTTAGAAAATTCACTAAAGACTGAATAGCTGGGAGCTGTTGAGCAGTATCGTCACTAATCCATTTGTCATCAGCAATGCTAGTGGTATTAGTTTTACCTGGTTTAAGAACACTTGCTACTGTTGCTATAGTTGCCTTGTCTTTGTCAAATCTCTTCCATTTTATTTCAGAGAACTGATTGATATAATCCTTAGCTCTTTTCATGTAAATTGGATAAGCAATCTCACCGCACTCACAGAGCAAGGTATCTAAAACCCCTTGATCTGAATTATTTGGTAGTATGTATATCCCTAAATTTAGTGAACCTTTCACTACAGTACCAGCCTGATCGGGAAAGTTTGGGAAATATGCTTTTAATTTATCGCAGTATGTTTTAGCTATTTCATCAGGAGTCTTTTTATCGGCATCAAGAATAATTCCAAAGCCTGAAAAAGCTTCAGGATCAACATTAGATAGAGCATCACTTATATTTTGAAGAATGCTATTATCTTCTACAATCAATTTTTGGAGTAGGTTACTACCTTCCCCAACATAGATAGCTATCGACAAATCATCAGTATGCAAAATTGTTGGCATATTCAGCCTTGTGTAATACTTCTTTGTTTTTCTAGGATTGTAAGAAGGAACAAGTGCTTGCCATAAGGATTCTAGTGATTCTGTTTCCTGATCCCAAGGAGCAAAGCCTAGGAATTTATGCAAAACTCTTGCTACAAAAGCTTGGTCATGGTTACCTTCAACGACTATCAATACACAGCGTCGATTCATCAACGAACCTCCATACCCAAATTTTCTCGCAGGCGTTTTAATCTAGTCCAGTCATGTCTAACTACTTTTGTTTGATTTTCTTTTGGTTCAAGTCTATAAAGTACTAAATCTAATGATTCATGATTGACAGCTAATAAAGAATCTATGGCTTCTAAGCTATGAGTAGTTGCAAAGATTTGTACATTCATTTCTTTGCTCCATTTTGCTAACCATTGAAAAGAATTTTGTAAGGCTTCTGTATGAATTGTTGATTCGAGTTCATCAATTAATAAGATACCTCCTTTTACACTCGCAAGTTTTAGAGCAATATGCAGTAAGCGCCGCACACCATCACCAAATGAACTTAAAGGAACAAGCCCAAGCTTCTTGTGTTGAATATAAATGTTGATTCGAGATGATGTTGATTCAGGAGGCAATAGAATCTCTATATCTGAAATATTTTGATCCATTTGCATTAATAATGCTAATACATCAGATTTAAAATTATAAAAACTCGCATCTGACAACAATCGAATCTGCCCAATATTTGAACGATGTGATGTTGGTGTGACTATAGATATAGGCAATTTAAATTCTTTTTTTGTAGACTTCTTAGATAGAAGAAAATCATTCTCCCAGAGTTGATATTTTCCAGAAAAAACAGGGGCTTGTTCATCAAATAGCATTAGTTGATCATCATATAACTCAATTTGTAAATCTAAACCTTTTCTTACTTCTTCTTCTTCTTCAATAACTTGATCATCTTCATCATCACCATTAATTGGATCATTCATATGAATAAATTGTTTTCTTTTTTCAGGAAAAAACATTCCTTCAATATCTTCATACACTGCTTTGATTCTCTTAACAGCAAAATCCCCATCTCCAGATATAAAAATAGTACCTATATGAGGTATATCTTTATTAAAAAGCCATCTTAGAGCATCAAGTGGTAGTGTACGGGAAGAACTAAATATTTCTTCTCTTTGTCTAGCAGTACTTATCCAACCTCTTAAATCTAGTGGATCACAATAAATTGATAGAGCTTCAAGAACACTAGTTTTGCCTGAATTGTTAACACCAACAAGCAAATTAATTTGTCCGAGGTCTTTTAGCTCAAGTTCTTTTAGACCTCGGAATTGGTGAATTGTGATGTTTTCTAGGTTTCTGTTAGTCATTGGCTTATCTTAACGCAGCAAGACTTTTTGATTTATGCCTTAGTCAAAAAGGCGATCGCCTCAACGTGAGAAGTCTGTGGGAAGAAATCAATAGGTTGAATGCGGGTGAGTTGATAGCGATCGCCTTCACACAACAACTTGAGATCTCTGGCTTGGGTAGCGGGATTACAACTGACATAGACAATACGCTCAGGAGCATTTTCGCGGAGGAAAGTAATTACTTCAGGTTCACAACCTTTGCGGGGAGGATCGAGAATCACGATATCGGGTTGTAAATTGAGAGTGCTGATCAATTCTTCAACTTTACCAGTGTGGAAAACCACGTTATCAATACCGTTGAGTTCAGCATTGAGTTTGCCTTGGGCAGTAGCCTGTGGTTGGATTTCAATCGCGATCGCCTGTTTGACCTGTTCGGCTAATGGTAAAGCGATCGTGCCAATGCCAGCATAGGCATCTAAGAGAACTTCCGTCCCTTCTAGTTGCAATTCTGATTCGATAATGTTGAACATCTTCTCTGCTTGCTCTGTATAAACTTGAAAGAAGGTATCACCACGCAGACGGAAGGTTAGACCCGCAAATTTTTCTAAGAGATAGTCTTTACCCGCAATGCAACGGCTCTCACGTCCAAAAATGGCATTGGTTTTATCAGGATTGCAATTGAGAATTACACCCACAACCTTGTCGTAACGCTCTAGCCATGTCTGGGCAAATACTCCTAAATTCGGCACATCCCAATCACGGGCAACAATGGTTATCAGAATCTCGCCTGTATGTCTGCCAATACGCAGTCCTAAATGGCGTAGTAAGCCTGTATGAGCATTCTCATCATAGATTTCCCAGCATTGATTATGGATATCCATTTTCAATTCAGCAAGCATCGGATCGAGGCGTTCATCTTGGGCAGGGCATTGATTGAGATTGACGATTTTATGGCTTCCTTTTTGGTAGTAGCCCGCTTTGAGATTGCCATCTTTGCCAGTAGCTAGGGGATAGGTCACTTTATTGCGATAATGCAAGCTATCTTTCGCACCGACGATTGGGGAAATGAGTTCTTCTAAAAGATCAGCATCAAAGCCGCCTATTCTTTGTAATGCTTGGAGAACGATGTTTTGCTTGGTTCGCAGTTGGGTAGGATAGCTGACGGCTTGCCACTGACAACCACCGCATTTGTCAGCAACAATGCAATTAGGACGGACGCGATCGCTTGATGGCGTTAAAATTTTTTCAATACTTGCATGGGCAAAGTTTTTTTTCACAAACTCTAGCTTTGCAGCAATGCGATCACCGGGAACAGTATTAGGAACAAAGATCGCGATATTTTCATAACGTCCGACTCCATCACCGCTATCAGCAAGATCGTCAATGGTAAGCGTAATTTTTTGTCCCTGTAGTAGCATAGTTTCCTAAATTTATTGACTAAGGCAACGCAAAGCATTGCCTGTTTTGTAACCCTTGAAGAGCATTTCAAAGTGTTTGGTTTCTAGCGTTAAGCGCTGAATAAAATCAATCTGTACCTCCCCACGACCAAATGGGATTACCATCCTTTACTTCTTGTTTGAGAATAGTAGGCATATAACCATTAGGATCATACATTGCTGTCATGTCCAAAATTAGATAGACATTGCCTTCAGTAAATTGCATTCTTAAAAATGAATGTTGTTGCAATCCTCCACGATCAGCACTACTAAGCCCTGCGGCTGCATGACAGTTTTGATATTTAGGTTGGAGCTTAGCGCCCCAAACAACGCTAAATTCATTACTTGCGACAATTTTAAACTGATCTGCTAACCACCTTAGTTGTGCTGTACCATCCAGTATGTAAGCTGCTTGAACGTTAGGGCGTACTTTTTGACTCACTACAACTTCTTTGGGGCAGATTGATTCATTGGCGTTGCGAACAGTAGGATGAACTTTAAGCTTCAAGCTTTCGGCTGAAGACTTACTAGGCATCTGGAGGATAACAACTTGTGCGATCGCCAAAGCAATGAAAAATGCCTTATTCTTAAACATGGTTGGGGCTTATAAGGGTTCTTAATCTGACCAAATTGGTCAAGATTTTCTCCTGACTAGGAGATTTTGCTCAAGCGTCGAGCGCTGGATGATTTATGACTATGCAAATTCGATTGTTTCAAATACAAGATAGCGATCGCATCGCCCAACTATTCCATGATACTGTGCGCGAGGTGAATATTCGCGACTATTCGCCTGAGCAGGTAAAGGCTTGGGCTCCCGATGACTTGTATTTCACCAACTGGACAGAAGATTGTAGTAACAACTTTACCTATGTTGCGGAAGAAGATGGCGAAATTATTGGCTTTGCTCAACTAGAAACTAATGGTCATATCGATTGTTTCTTTTGTCATAAGGACTATCAGCGCTGTGGTGTGGGGACGCGGCTATATCGTGCCATTGAAGCAAAGGCTCTGGAATTGAAAATTGATCGCTTATTTGTGGAAGTGAGCATTACCGCGAGGGCCTTTTTTAAAAGTCGTGGCTTTAGGGTGGTAAAAGAACAACAAGTTGCTTGTCGTGGTGAAAAACTCACTAACTTTGTGATGGAGAAGTCTCTAGCAAAATATCTAGAGAAACCAGATCGGTTTGTGGTGGCGACTTTCTATCACTTTGCTGATTTGACTGATTACCGAGAAATGCGATCGCCCATTACAGATTTTTGTAACAGCAATGACCTCAAGGGGGTAATTTTACTAGCACCAGAGGGGATTAATTCCACAATTGCAGGTAGTCGTGAAGGCATTGATGCTTTATTAAGTTATTTACGTTCTGATCCGCGTTTACAAAATTTGGAACATAAGGAAACTACTTCTGATGTCATTCCTTACAACAAGCTGCGAGTAAGGCTTAAAAAAGAATTAGTGAAGTTTGGCGTGTCAGGTATTGATCCTAGCAAAGAGGTGGGAACCTATGTCGATCCTAAGGATTGGAATGCGTTAATTTCTGACCCAGAAGTAATCGTTATTGATACGCGCAATATTTACGAAGTGGAATTCGGTACTTTTAAAGGAGCGATCGATCCGAATTTAGACTTTTTCCATGAGTTTCCCAAATATGTCGAGGAAAATTTAGGTGCTAATAAGCAACAAAAAATCGCCATGTTCTGCACAGGTGGCATCCGTTGCGAGAAGGCAAGTGCCTATATGCTGGCTCAAGGCTTTGATGAGGTTTACCATCTCAAGGGTGGCATTCTCAAATATTTAGCCGAAATTCCTCCCGAAGAAAGTCTTTGGGAAGGCGAATGTTTTGTCTTTGACGATCGCATTGCGACTAAAGGTTCTGCAATTTAATTTATTGGTGCGGCTAAGCCGCACCAATAAATTAAATTGCATCAGGATCTACGCCTATTGACCGTAAATAAGCTGCTAATTTTTCCTTTTGTTGACGTTCTTGGTCAGCGATCGCTTGCATTTGTTGTTTGGCTAGGCGTTCTTGTGCAGCCATGATTTCAGCATTAACTGCTCTCTCGTTAGCAGTCAAATAGCGATCGCCTGAAGCGTTATACCAATAGAGCCATTCACGCTGCCAAGCAATATGTTCTCCCTGTTCATAACCGAGAGCCAAATCGATTTCTGGCAGCCAAACGCGGTTATTCTCAATGGGTAAAAGTTCGTATTTACCAGCAATCAGTCGATAAACTTCTAATCTCTGCCTATTTTTAAATCTTCCTCTACGTCCACTTAAGGGATTGTAAATCGCATAGTAGAGAATACCTAATGCTTGGTAATCGGCTAACTTATCCTCATATTCACTGTTATAGCGCTCAGAGACAACCTCTATTGTCAAAATCGGCATAATGTTCTGCTCTTCCCACAGTACATAACTGAGCCTTCCTCTCTCACCCATATCATGCTTGACTCCCATCGCGAGAAAGCCATCAGGCACGATCGCAGGTTCGTCAGGATTATAGTAAATCCCCATATCCACTCCGAAGTACCAATCATCACGCTCTGCCCAAATAGAGGCTAATAAACTCAGCAGTAAATTTGGGATGTCATTTTGTAACTGATTATCCACAGGCGTTTCATCAGATGATGGCAATTCTTCAGCAGTGGGAAGAATCCGATTAGTTGGATAAGTGAGGTTAACCATAGCTTGTACAAGCGCGGTGTTAAGTTACCGCAATTCTAACAGATTGCACAGTATCTAAGCATTAGGGTGGGCAATGCCCACCCTAATGCTTAGGGATAAATGGCTTGGCTATTTCCTGAGCCATTGGTAAGAGTTCAGGATGGCTCACTACTAAAGTTGGAAAACTACGGCTACTATAATCTTTACCCATTTCTAAGGGAAAGATATTTTGAGAAGCTTCTAAGGGAACCCAAATTGCACCGATCGCTTTCAATATCACCCATACAGCCGCAATATCCCAAATCTTGGGAGTAGCTTCCACTGCGCCAATGGTGGAACCGATCGCCACGGTTAAAATGTTATAGCTAGCTACACCTAACATCCGCAATTTAAAAGGGAACTTAGATCTGCCCATTTTTTCGAGACTGCGGGAACAGGCGCTAAAGAAATAATTGCCAAGTGCATCAGGATCAGGCGCAACTTCAGGCAAATGAATCGGTGTGTCGTTGAAAAATGCTGCTGAGCCATTCTCATCTGACCAACCGTAAATATTTTGACGTAATGGCGGTATAGCAACATATCCAAATACAGGCGTACCATAATGCAATAAGCCTAGAGAAATTCCCCAAATGGGAATTCCGCGTGCAAAGTTTGTTGTGCCATCGAGGGGATCAACTACCCAAGCCCATTCGCGATCAGGCAAAATTTGAGTAGATTCTTCTGTTAAAACACCAAATTCAGGAAATTCTTTTTCGAGAGCTGCTTTGATATAGGCATCCGCCCAGCGATCGCTTTTTGTCACAAGGCTACCATCGTCCTTAGCGATCGCCACTCGCGCCTGTTCAAAATCGGAAAGCAGGCGATCGCCTACTTGTTGAGTTAGTTCTTGGATAAAGGGAAGAATTGATGGCAAGTTATTCATTATTGATTTTTATGATTAGGTTCATCTTTAAAGATATGCGCCGCACGTCTTTAAGATGTTTAAGTCCAGATAATACCTGATAAATTTGCCTCTTGTGTTTGCATTGCATCGGTGACAGCATCGGCAAGTTTCGCCTTACTTAAATTCGCCTTATAAAAATTCACACGGGTGAGATCAGAACCTTGTAAATTCGCGCTAGTTAAGTCTGATTCGCTCAAATCTGCATCACAAAGGCTTGCCCCATATAGACTAGCAAAAGTTAAATCCACTTCTGAAATAGTTGCCTTATTCAAATTTGCGCCATTGAGACTAGAGCGACTCATATCTGCCCGTTGCAATATTGCCTCAATGAGGTTAGCTCCAAACAACCGTGCATCCCTGAGCATAGCCTCACTGAGATCTGCACGATTTAGCTTGGTTTTGCCCATATTTGCCCCAACTAGCTTGGCACGAGGTAGTTTTGCCTTACTCAAAATAGCTTTATACAAATTCACGCCATATAGCTTGGCATCACTGAGATTAGCTTCACTGAGGTCAGCTTCCCCTAAATCTGCACCACTAAAATTTGCACTAACGAGCGTAGCGCGATAAAGCTTAGCCCCATTAAGGTCTGCTCCGTTGAGTTTGGCATGGCTCAGGTTTGCGCCATAGAGACTTGATTCACTGAGATTCGCTCCACTGAGATCGGCATGGCTTAAATCAATTCCATTCATATCAGTTTTGCTAAGATTGACTCCCGCAAAGTTGCGGCGACCTGAATGGTAGCTGTTGATTAGTTCACTGACTTCCATAAGTTTTTCAATAGATAAATTTCGTTAAGCAATAACACATGCAAGAAGTAGCTGGGCGCAATTAAATATAAAGCCTAAAAGCCTGTGGCGCACGCTGCGCGTGCGCCACAGGCTTTTGAACTGATTTTTTAATAATACCAAGCCACTTACATGTGTTATTGCTCTTGTTCTTGCTCATCCATTTCTGCTTCCATTGCTTCTAAAATCTCTTGTTCCTGTGCCATAAAATCTTCTTCACTAATATCACCAAGATCGAAGCGAAGTTGTAAAGTGGTAAGACGTTTTTGGAGATTTTCAGTTTTTTCTAATTCTGTAGTTGCCCGTTCTTCGATTTGTTCTGCAATCCAGAGTAAACCATCAAGCGGTGCTGTCAGTAGTTGCCATACCATAGGAAAATGTACTCTCTGTTATGAAATTTAATTGTGAAATTTAGTATGTCTTGTTAATCAGAACATACTGGTGATGAAACTCGTAATCTATGCTAAACCTTGCTTATCAATATGGGGTACGTCCCCTTCTATTTTCACTCGATCCCGAAGCTGCCCATCATCTAGCGATCGCCTCTTGTCGTCGCATTAGTGAATCCTCAATACTCCAAGCGATCGCCAAGTCTACCTTTTACTATAGCGATGCGCGGCTATCACAAACCCTATGGAACTTAAAATTTGATAATCCTGTAGGCTTAGCGGCAGGTTTTGATAAAAATGCTGAAGCGATCGGGGCATGGGAAAATCTAGGCTTTGGTTTTGCAGAAGTGGGGACAATTACCGCGAAGGGGCAGTCAGGCAACCCCCAGCCAAGGTTATTTCGCTTACCGAGCGATCGCGCTGTATTAAATCGCATGGGCTTCAATAATCGGGGTGCAGCCGCTACAGCGATCGATCTCCAAAATTATTTAGCAAATCACAAACTTAGCATTCCCCTCGGTATTAATCTCGGTAAGTCCAAAGTGACCGAACTAGCTGAGGCAAAATTTGACTATGCCGAAAGTTTGCGATCGCTATACGATTTTGGCGATTACTTTGTGGTTAATGTGAGTTCACCCAATACGCCGAATTTACGGGATCTACAAGCTACTGAGCAGTTATGTGGGATTCTGGCGGAATTACAACCAATTAATACTGCTAATAAACCAATTTTGGTAAAAATTGCCCCTGACTTGAATGACACAGACATTATCGAAGTCGTTAAAGCTAGTCAGTCCTATGGTGTGGCTGGAATCATCGCCACGAATACAACGATTTCTCGCCAAAATCTCACGACTACGCATCTGTCAATGACGGGTAAACCTGTGACTGAAGAGGCAGGTGGCATCAGTGGTCAGCCTGTACGCGATCGCTCTTTGGTAGTCATTAATCTCATCTGGAAAACCACAAATGGCAGTTTGCCGATTATTGGTGTAGGCGGCATTTTTACAGCAGAGGATGCTTGGCAAAAAATTACGGCTGGCGCAGCGATCGTGCAGGTTTACACAGGCTTAATTTATGAGGGACCTTTAGTTGTCAAGCAGATTTTGCAAGGCTTAGTGGCTAAGCTCGATGCTCATGGTTTAGATAACATTCAACAAGCGATCGGGTTAGCGCACAAATAAAGACAAGGGGCTAAAGCCCCTTGTCTTTATTTGTGCCATAGAATTGCGTTTAAAAATCCAGAAGCATGACCCCCTAAATTTCCCAATTCTGGGGGACTTGAGTAAAAATTAGCAAAAACTTAAGTTAGCCCTGTACTGCCGAACCCACCAACTCCGCGATCGCTTGTTCCTAATTCTCCTTCAATATACTGAGCTTGAATTACTGGTTTTAAGACCAACTGAGCGATTTTTTGTCCCTTAACAAAGGTATAGGCTTCCTTACCCAAATTAATCACAATCACTTGAATTTCGCCGCGATAGCCCGCATCAACAGTACCAGGGGAATTAAGAACGGCAATGCCATGTTTGAGCGCTAATCCACTTTTAGGGCGCACTTGGATCTCATAACCAATGGGAATATCTACGGCTAAACCCGTGGGAATAGCGGCGCGATCGCCTTGTTGCAAAGTGACTTCAGCGACGGAATAGACATCAGCCCCAGCATCACCAATATGGGCATAGCTAGGAACCTGTGCATCAGGATGTAGCTTTTGGAATTTAATTTCTACGGTTTGCATGAATTTAAGGTAGTACTAAAAATTGCAGGAGCATGGGATTAGGATATGCAGCGTACATCCTAATCTCATGCTTATTAATTGGTCGATGTCCTAAAAAGTATTGGGATTTTTAGGGGTAGAGATGGGTTGTGGTGGCTCGGGTGCGGGTTCGATAGGATTAGGAACTGGCGATGGCGATCGCGTTGGTTCAGTAGAACTAGGAGTGGGTGAAGGAGGGAATCTTGGGGATTCCGTAGCTCTAGGACTATTGGAAGGATCGGCTGATGGGCTAATTGTGGGTGATTCTGTAGGTGTAGCTGTGGCGCTAGGTTTGACTGTGGGTGTTAATGTTGGCGTTTTAGTTGGTGTTGGTTGTGGTTTAGGGGTAACTTTGCGAGTTACCTCTAGATTGTAGGTAGTTTCTTGAGAGCTAGTAGTTTTGATCTTGATGTAGTAAGTTCCAGATTTGGGCAATTTACCTTCCCAATATCCTGTTTTATTATCTTTAGCTGCATTATCTAAGCTGACCTGATCTGCACTTTCAATAGTCATTTGCAAATTGTCGCCATTGGTAAGAGATACGGTCAAAAAGTCGTCTCTTTCTCCAGTAAGGCGAACATTCACAATTTTCCCAGCCACAATCTTATCGTTGATAGATTTGCGATTTAGACCTTCGTTATCATTGAGGTCAAGCTTGATATTGGTCACAGTTGGATCATTTGTGGCGCTAGTTGGCGAAGTAATTGCTGTTTCCGTAGGATTGGAAGTAAGACGATTGCGACTAAAAAAGAAGGAAGTAACGGCCCATGAGCCAATCCCTGCAACTAAAATGATCAGAATTCCAACAAACCAGTTCACACCACCGCCATTACCAGATTCATTAACGCGATTGGAGTTATTGGTTCCATAATTTGCGGAATTGCGATTATTTACTCCCGCCACTACCGTTCTTTGCGGAATTGTCGCTGCAACATTCGACGGTACTGCCCGTCCGACTGCATAGGTCTTTGCCCCTGAAAAAGAAGCTTGGGCAACCTGTAGAGCCTGCATCACCTCATCCGCCGATCGATAGCGATTGGTGGGCTTGTAGCTCAACATTTGATTGATTACTCTCGCAAAGGCAGGGTTAACATTGGCAAACTGC containing:
- a CDS encoding inositol monophosphatase family protein; translation: MNNLPSILPFIQELTQQVGDRLLSDFEQARVAIAKDDGSLVTKSDRWADAYIKAALEKEFPEFGVLTEESTQILPDREWAWVVDPLDGTTNFARGIPIWGISLGLLHYGTPVFGYVAIPPLRQNIYGWSDENGSAAFFNDTPIHLPEVAPDPDALGNYFFSACSRSLEKMGRSKFPFKLRMLGVASYNILTVAIGSTIGAVEATPKIWDIAAVWVILKAIGAIWVPLEASQNIFPLEMGKDYSSRSFPTLVVSHPELLPMAQEIAKPFIPKH
- a CDS encoding pentapeptide repeat-containing protein encodes the protein MEVSELINSYHSGRRNFAGVNLSKTDMNGIDLSHADLSGANLSESSLYGANLSHAKLNGADLNGAKLYRATLVSANFSGADLGEADLSEANLSDAKLYGVNLYKAILSKAKLPRAKLVGANMGKTKLNRADLSEAMLRDARLFGANLIEAILQRADMSRSSLNGANLNKATISEVDLTFASLYGASLCDADLSESDLTSANLQGSDLTRVNFYKANLSKAKLADAVTDAMQTQEANLSGIIWT
- a CDS encoding gas vesicle protein GvpG; the protein is MVWQLLTAPLDGLLWIAEQIEERATTELEKTENLQKRLTTLQLRFDLGDISEEDFMAQEQEILEAMEAEMDEQEQEQ
- a CDS encoding quinone-dependent dihydroorotate dehydrogenase, with the protein product MLNLAYQYGVRPLLFSLDPEAAHHLAIASCRRISESSILQAIAKSTFYYSDARLSQTLWNLKFDNPVGLAAGFDKNAEAIGAWENLGFGFAEVGTITAKGQSGNPQPRLFRLPSDRAVLNRMGFNNRGAAATAIDLQNYLANHKLSIPLGINLGKSKVTELAEAKFDYAESLRSLYDFGDYFVVNVSSPNTPNLRDLQATEQLCGILAELQPINTANKPILVKIAPDLNDTDIIEVVKASQSYGVAGIIATNTTISRQNLTTTHLSMTGKPVTEEAGGISGQPVRDRSLVVINLIWKTTNGSLPIIGVGGIFTAEDAWQKITAGAAIVQVYTGLIYEGPLVVKQILQGLVAKLDAHGLDNIQQAIGLAHK
- the dut gene encoding dUTP diphosphatase, with translation MQTVEIKFQKLHPDAQVPSYAHIGDAGADVYSVAEVTLQQGDRAAIPTGLAVDIPIGYEIQVRPKSGLALKHGIAVLNSPGTVDAGYRGEIQVIVINLGKEAYTFVKGQKIAQLVLKPVIQAQYIEGELGTSDRGVGGFGSTGLT
- a CDS encoding serine/threonine-protein kinase, translated to MQSPFPQGFVLKGRYAIRSTIGQGGMGRTYLAQDLERFNETCVLKEFIPPQDSLEVSEKAKELFRREATVLYQIRHPQVPEFRATFESEGRLLLVQDYVEGKNYRNLLLERLKTGQTFSENEIFALMQQLLPVLSYLHSHNIIHRDISPENLMLRSQDNLPVLIDFGVVQETNAKLNSQMGIPASTVAGKAGYAPPEQLQSGNAYANSDLYALAVTSIVLMTGREPSELFDSINLAWNWQQFANVNPAFARVINQMLSYKPTNRYRSADEVMQALQVAQASFSGAKTYAVGRAVPSNVAATIPQRTVVAGVNNRNSANYGTNNSNRVNESGNGGGVNWFVGILIILVAGIGSWAVTSFFFSRNRLTSNPTETAITSPTSATNDPTVTNIKLDLNDNEGLNRKSINDKIVAGKIVNVRLTGERDDFLTVSLTNGDNLQMTIESADQVSLDNAAKDNKTGYWEGKLPKSGTYYIKIKTTSSQETTYNLEVTRKVTPKPQPTPTKTPTLTPTVKPSATATPTESPTISPSADPSNSPRATESPRFPPSPTPSSTEPTRSPSPVPNPIEPAPEPPQPISTPKNPNTF